GACGGGCGAGCTGCTCGCGGACGAGGAGCTGATGCGGGCGCACCGCCTGGAGCTGCCGTTCGGCTTCGACCCGCGGTCGGTGGCCACGGCGCCCGAAGGGCCGTGACGCGTTTCCGTGACGGCCGTCCTCGGGCGTCCGTGACAATGGACGCGTGACGAACCAAGAGGATGCCGGATCGCTGCTGCTGGACGAGCAGCTGTGCTTCGCGCTGTACGCCGCCCAGCGCGCGGTGACGGCCATGTACCGTCCGCTCCTCGACGAGCTGGGGCTCACCTACCCGCAGTACCTGGTGCTGCTGGTGCTGTGGGAGCGCGGCGAGAGCACGGTGAAGGAGCTGGCGGCGGCGCTGCGGCTCGACTACGGCACGCTGTCGCCGTTGCTCAAGCG
This genomic window from Streptomyces sp. DG2A-72 contains:
- a CDS encoding MarR family winged helix-turn-helix transcriptional regulator; translated protein: MTNQEDAGSLLLDEQLCFALYAAQRAVTAMYRPLLDELGLTYPQYLVLLVLWERGESTVKELAAALRLDYGTLSPLLKRLESAGVVRRERAAHDERSVVIACTGRGEELRERAVRIPGALLTATQLAGADATRLRAELWQLAQRAQAAAERSR